From Cotesia glomerata isolate CgM1 unplaced genomic scaffold, MPM_Cglom_v2.3 scaffold_79, whole genome shotgun sequence:
ATACAAATTTAGTTGAACTTACTAAGACGACAGAGTGTTTGATTACTTGTTTTACTCTATTTTCAGGTTGCAATGTCATCACTTGAAAGTCCGCTACTCAAGTATAGCGCAAAAGAATACTTTTTCAGGGCAGCTCTTTGTAACTTATGTGTAGATGCACTCAATGCTGAGCATGCTATTGAAAGATACAATGAACAGTATCCAGCATTCCAAGATTCAAGAGAATATAAACTCATAAAGGTATTTAAATactgctatttttttttgttaaaattcatttgaaaTGGTCTCCGGTTCGTTAAACATTAATATTCTATGATATTATTTTCAGACATTAATTGAACACCTCGAAGAACAAAACGTCGAAGGTTTTACAGAGACAGTTAAGGAGTATGATTCAATTTCGCGATTAGATCAATGGTACACGACGATATTACTTCGTATAAAGAAACAAATTAATGACAACCCTGATCTCCGCTGATCAGTATTTGTAATCGTTCAGTGTATTATGTCATCGGTATTCTTCCTCTCCTTACcatatgtaaatttttttccattcaaaagtttgctttcgaaaaatttttatcaattcattTCTTGAAGATTTTATTGAAGTATTACTATTCCGGTTCACAGTCCATCCATTAAATGTTCTATATTTTTGCTGTTCTTTCTTAAGACATCTTTGAGTTATCAAACTTCTAAACAGACTGCAAACCTTAATCTGCGCTTGATAGTAGAGTGTATTAGTTGATCAATTAACTAGGTTAAATTTGAttgataatgaaatttaataaataagtaaaactattatcattattatctttatcattatcattacgATTAAGcaatataaaatcataaatggctaaaaaattaccttagGAAGAATATgagatttgttttattttatacatttttctttatattaatgttataaatttaaaaaatgtttatggatattatttattttatattaattgtttaattattgtattgtaatattttatagatcataattttaatttgtgtCAGCAAagataagtaattaaataatataattaacaattttactttaaaaaatggatatatattgaaaaaactcAGTTTTactagtaaataataaaaattacttatgaCATTGCtgacaaaatttaaataaaatttttttgcattctCACTGCTACCCAATGCATTGttattacatataaatattaattattatgtatGTAAGACTAAATTAGGGTAATATAATTCCTACCAAGATCTGGGTggtataattaacaaaaaaaaatgcataaatttattagaaacagTAAAATATCCGATATTAAAGTATCACGTATCATAAGGTAATGAGgaagaataaaaatcattcattaaataaaacatttttattattaggaAGGAATTAATCTTCTGGCTATAATcgattgttaaataatatattgattggactaattaattaattaaataatcgtaGGTTTTACCCACAAGGAATAATTGTATTccactaattattattattattattattattatcattatgtaCTACACTCGCATACAAGACAGCCGATAAACGTATACATGTATACgaggattaaaaataaacttataaaCTTAATTCGATTATGTGACGCATTTAATTgctgaataatttttcaattaatcttttattttctatacgattattacaaaatttaacatttgtatgattattttttatttataattttgattcaTTTCTTGATTTAACAGCAGCATCAACAACTTCTGTTAGTTTTTCTAAATCCTTAATAATATACCTATCGATATTGAATGTATTTACAGTGTcagcaaaatataaaacatcTTTTTCGAGTTGTATCcttattttatcatcatcagTAACGCCTTGCGTTTCTGTCGTTggcatttttgatgatttatcACGATGTATTTTGAGTCTTCTAAGACTTTCTTCCGTCTTTTGAACTGACTCGAGGACATTTTTAACCGATGAATAATACTGTTCACTCAAAAGAGATAACGTTAACTGGAGCCAGTTAATTACAGCACCAGGAACGATATTTTGATACGTTGAATGAAATTCTACCAATACCCCGAGAGCATTTTTTATGTAAGCACAAGGTTCAGTTGGTTCCCTATTTGTTCGCCTATATGACCTCGGAATATCACtaacttttttcaattctgGCGAACTATTTGCCAATAATTCTTGAACAATTTCTTCAGTTATTTTTGGTAAatcagataataaatttattttcatattatcTAATGattcttttaataatgtaataattgTTGTCTTAGAGATATTGAGTTTTCTTACTACAACGTCTAAAACcattggtaattttttagaaattttttctagatcAGTATAGAGACAAACAAGAAATTCTAATCGATTTGGTGGTTCtggattaattatattactgtTCATAGCTACGGGCCTAGGTTCTTTAATCCACGACTGTTTTAATGCATCAGAAATCCATGTTCTGTAACGAGAAAGTATTTGAagatttaatttccaaaattgaTGAAGTAattgtgaaataaatattcCTTCAGACCAAGTCTTCATCAGGCAATCCCACGTAGTTTCACTTCCGTAAAGGGTAAATGTATCTATATCAGTAGGATCCAAATTTgtaacattaattttgattgatcCTTGTGATACATTATGACATAAAACTTGCTCTACTGAACCAGCAATTTCTTGGAACCGAATTTGAAAGTAAACTGGTAAgttccatttttttataaattgtataaataatgGATGACACTTTAATTGAGCaagattatcattatttttacatttctcttttaatttattaataaattccaaTGATTCTATGTAacgtttataaaataaatcaggATTACCGGGcgcaaaaatttgtttcaaacGTAACTCTATTTTTTCTTCGACTTCTGACCAAAAACTATTAacaagaaaattgaaattacGAGCAGTCGTTATATTGGAATGAAAAGTAACTTccagtaattttttcaattctacATCCAAtaacttcaataatttttggtaAAGTTCTTGAAGACCAAGTAACTCATTGTTAATATTCTTCTCCACAATAATGTCTTCGATTAATActccaacaattttttttctcactaaATGTTCTGCTTTATCAATCTTATCCAATGTTACATAAATTCTTAGACAACAAATAAGATTATcagtaaaattatcattacttttaatacataataatagtTGTGAATCGAGATTATCCAATAACTGgatttctaaattttcacaatttttcttcaaatcttCTGACATGTAATCTTTGCATCTTGTCATATGGAACCTCAACTGATTAAATTCTGTAGCAGCCCGTTCTAAAATGTCCAATTTAATTACATGGGACTCTAATATTAGTTTCAATTTTGATGCAGATTTATAAACACGTCCCAAACTATGCATCGATTGTTTCAAATCACGTATACGTTGATGTTCCTTCAGTCCGTTTTCCATATCCTCTGTTGCCGTGTCCAATGTTTGACATATTTGCATCACTTCCTCTCGTAATTGTCCAAGAGGTGCTTGCAAATGGTTAATTACCTTATCAAGACCAATTAAATCTTTggataaatttacaaaatcaGCATAATCTTTATTTATAAGCTCAATCATTGCCGATCTCAAAATCTTCAAGTAAACTCCAAGATCATCTCTCATCGTTTCTAAGCTTGCATTTTTTCTGTGTTCgtgtaaaaaattgtcaacaTCGAAGtccaactaaaaaaaataaatttcaaatttttatcatgtAGCTTTTAggttaagtaaaaaaattacttactgCCATAAAATCTTCTGCTGTGAAACACAAATCACTTGGAGCCGGTGGtagagtaaaattattttctgacatattaaaaattttttaaatctctaaCCAATGTTTTTCTGTTTACTTATTAGTATGTTTTTCTGTAAGCTCCAATaagtgttatttattttatttatttattcacgaactatttaatttatacttttaaaaaatttgtaacatatatacaaaaaaaatttatcagcccttgtcataaaaaaaaaaataaaaatcacaaatttctagtatattaacaaatatacGTAAtacgtaataataataacacttCAGTATCGATATAATtacaaaagtataaaatttagatttttattttttattttttaagtattttctgTCATTAGAGTAAAATATACTACAGTTTAATGAGAAAATTCACTATAGTTTACATTTAGGATCGCACCCTTTGTAAACACACATGGCGATGACAACTATTAATACATACGTGGCAAGCCACTATATATACATAGATAAATGtcgttaattaacaattgaaaGTCGTAGTGTGAGTATCAATGCGTGGCAACTTTTGACGTGGTTATCGCCAACAGTCAAGAAGTCATAAGATTAACCGATACTTCTGTTCTATAAGACTTTGGAACAGGTTTAAATCAAAACATAGCTGAAATCTAAGCCAggtatttacaaataaaatactttaagTAGTCtactttaacaattttataagtttcatcattaaattttgtttgttGTTATgtgaaaaagttaattatttgcaataatatttaaaaaataaacatgcTACTAAAAAGATTAATTGACTAAGCggttggaatttttttatttattaagactgatatttttttttttttttttttttttttttttattgtagaaATGTTTTGTTAAACTATTTTGCACCAAAATATGCcagaaaaacgaaaaaaaatggGCACACTACGTGCACTGATTCTTGTTGGTGGATATGGAACACGATTGAGACCCTTGACTCTTAGTAGACCTAAACCACTTGTAGAGTTTGCTAATAAACCAATGTTGATGCACCAAATTGAAGCGttggtaaataaaatatttttatttttattttgaaatactataatttataagttataagtCATGATAATTACaccagtaaattttttttttttaggtagaaTCAAATGTCACTGAAATAATATTAGCTGTATCATATCGAGCTGAGGAAATGGAAAAGGAGCTTACAGCTGAAGCAGAAAAACTAGGCGTTAGTCTAATCTTTTCACATGAAAATGAACCTCTGGGTACAGCTGGTCCTATCGCTCTGgcacgtaaaattttaatgacaagTGATGAGCCGTTTTATGTTTTAAACTCAGATATTATTTGCGATTTTCCATTTAAACAACTTttagaatttcataaaaaacacCGCAAAGAAGGTACGATTGTTGTAACTAAAGTTGAAGAGCCGTCTAAGTATGGAGTTGTTGTCTATGAAGAAGACGGAAAAATAGAGAGTTTTATCGAAAAACCTCAAGAGTTCGtatcgaataaaataaatgctggtatttatattttaaatcctAGTGTATTAAATAGAATAGAATTGAGACCTATGAGTATTGAGAAAGAAGTATTTCCGGGAATGGCTAAGGATGGACAGCTGTATGCAATGGAATTACCAGGCTTTTGGATGGATGTAGGACAGcctaaagattttttaactggtaaaatataattaattaaatatatatatatttaaacattataaaaatacaaaacaatttttaatttttttatctaactaaatttatttcttaggAATGTGTTTGTACCTTGCATCATTAAGAGAAAAGTCACCAGAAAAACTGTACACAGGCGAAGGTGTAGTGGGCAATGTCCTTGTCGATCCGACAGCTAAAATCGGTAAAGACTGTAGAATAGGTCCTAATGTTACAATTGGACCAGGTGTTACTTTAGCTGATGGTTGTTGCATTAAACGTTCAACTCTTTTAAAATGTTCAACTGTTAAAGAACATGCATGGCTTGATGGGTAAGTTTTCtctcattgtaaaaaaatattattggttgataatcaaaatataaaatgaaaacaatatttaatatcttcATCTTTTTACGACTAGATGCATCGTCGGATGGCGAAGTGTTGTTGGAAGATGGGTGCGAATGGAAGGAATTACAGTACTTGGTGAAGATGTTATTGTCAAAGATGAGTTATACATTAACGGTGGACAAGTACTTCCGCACAAAAGTATCGCCACATCTGTTCCTGAACCACAAATCATCATGTgacaatttatcaattatgaaatttaaagatgtttttaattattttaaagagacATTTGAGTCTCTCTgcaagatatttttttgttgccagaaaaaattatttgactgagatttatataatttttacgataaaaatcaaagtttattttttttttttaaattactatcTAATATTTAAGTTTAATTGGCAATCCTCTAACAACAGCTGCTGCTGAAGTCATGTACTGCGTACAAACTTCCTTTGCGTTAGCAAAAGCTCTTAACATTTCTGGCTCCTGAAGTTGTTCGAACTCATCTGTTTGTACGTCATTTTTaaactctataaaaaaatattcataaattataagtatatacgtaataaattttatagtttttatgatttatttgcatatttttttgaacactTACTAAGTACGCCATTGATCCATTGATCAAGATCCACATGAGACCAAGGTCTAGGCGCTAAAGATGGTACCCAATTACTTATAAAACTTGCAGtcattttatcaatttctaCATCAGTTACTTCCCAAAGCATTCCGAGAATACACGGACTAGAGGCtgttaaatattgattgcAAACTCCATAAGGTGGAAAACGTCCACCAACAGGCATTAGTTTAACACTAGAGCATCCAAATAGTAAGACCGTTGAATTAACTCGTAAGCGTTCTATTTCTTCTCCAGAAAAGAATTGAACACCATTTCCGTGGCCACTGTACATCAGAACATTGTAATCTGTCAATgcttttgaaaattcaatttgatcaggtgttttattataaatcccTTTCCAATCTGATAAccagtattttaaaaatacttttaaacgTGTTTCCATCTTTGACAAATTACCCTCTGGGTTAACAATAAAAGTACCCAATTCTTTTTGATATTCAATCACTTTACAACCTTCCTCTATGGTATCTTTATGTTCTTTAAACATTGCGTAAGCTAAGTGGACACATGAAAATCGTGTAACAGgttgtttttttaacagaGTCATTGCTTCGAAAGGTAGATAGTCCATATGCTGTTATaacattaatttcattaaaaaatgaataaatacgGTTAATGTGATATACCCACCTCATCGATCACTAAAATTAacgtttttcttttttcattttggaGTTGTAGAATTTCTTTTTGCCTTCCATAGATGGAAAGAATAATATTGTTAGCAAGTTTTGGATTATCTTTTAGTACATAATTAACCGCTGTTGCTATTTCTGACTTCGACAAACAGTATGAACaagtagtaatttttttcaataaccaTAGGGTTTTTAAAGACAGCTTTTTgctataagaaaaaaattttttgaatatttatttatttgaagtttaatttaattgagaaaaattaattaataacatactGAGAAGAGTCATCGGCTATAAGTTTATCAATCATTGTATGAAGACTCTTAATTGTATCTGATGACATTAATGGATCTgctataaataatattctcCATTCTTTTAACCAAGTATTTTCCATTTCTCTCACTGCCccctaaaaattaataaatgaaatgaaGATTAACTTAGTATTTTTTCccctcaaaaaaattaatacaaattatacCTCCATCGTGTTATTTTGCCTAATTCTCATTTTCCAATAATGGCTAGGATTTTGGTATTCCCTTTTCAAATCATCTTTATTTTTCGCCAATAATTCTGTAATTTCTTTGCAAATATCATACATATCGGTGGGTGGCTTAGGCACTGTTATACAAAAAggttgtaataaattttcaccAGTAGGTAAAATTGTTATGTGCACCGCATGAGTAGTTACCGCTGGTTTACATGCTGTTTGTGGTTCGTATTGCATGGTTATTTGAACCATGTACCATTCTAAAAATAAGATTGTAAATATGAATGCAtgtaatagtaaaatataattattataagattattttAAACCTAGGAAGTGACTAATGTTTGCTGCTTATATGATCATAATTAAATactaacaaattaaatacctTTAGGAAGTTCTGATAGTTTAGTTATTAATGAATTTGGTCCATTAACAGAATTAATATCAAATTCCATAAACTCGGGATTTATACCATAAGCTTTAGATGTTGTGAAAACTTGATCTCTCAAATCAGCTTTGATGtatcgaaaatttatttgttgccTATGAATAACAGCGTGAGCTTCTACTAAATGATTAACAGCCATTATCTCTTCACCAgcctaaaaattgaataacaaTTGTTATGGattatatagataaaaaataaataataataatgatattttaatcTTACAGCAAAAAAATGAAGAGCCATCATTTTATTCAAAGCTGCATATTGAATACTTTCCATAGaagtttttaaactaatatGATTATTCAAAtcattcttaaatttttcataagagTCATTAGCCGGAATAACTTTTTCTAGTACTTGTTCTTGCTCTTCAGAGCTGAGTGTGCAATCACGCAGAGCTTCTCGAATTTTATTATACCTCAGTGTCATTTTtaagagtaaaaataaaatcaacaacaATTTAAAGTACAACAAACATTAGTTAAACAATTCAAATGACAGTATCATAAGTATGCTAAAGtaattatatatgttatttgtttgttatggtttataatataaaatcacAAACAAAAACATGAAACAGAAATGGATGTAACGGTGCCTAATAACAGAGAGAATTCAGCGATAGATGGCAACACGAGTAAGTTTCAACAAGACGCTTACGACGTCATGCACAATAATAGAGTTAAGTTTCTCgtcatgtaaaatttaaacagtTGAGGGGGTATTCTAACCACAAGATGGCGTACACCGTGCGACGCTACTTTTGACGTTCGTAAGTgagttttgttaaataaacGATAATAACTAATGAAGCATTTTGGGCCGTATTTATTTCGgcccatttaaaaaaaatcgaaaacgGATAATGCGGTTGTTAGAGTTTTATTCGAAAGTACCTGAATTGACAACCAATCAGAATATTGATAATAAGAAACGTAAATCGTACTTGGGGCACGAGGACCCGCTATTGGCTAGTTTATGAGAGACGATGATGGCTCCGTGATGGGAGAACATGGCTGCGACGCAAGCGGAGAGCCAACAAAACGATGTAAAGTTGAACGATAGTGTGAAATGCACCCAAAAAAGAGCACAACTTAGTGGTAATAGTTCAAGTGTTAGTGCTAAACAACAGCTGGATCAGGAGCCGGCCGATAAGGTAACCCGGGGCGCGGCCCAGCTGCTCAAGTATGTGAATCGCGGGGACGGCGACTCAGGTTTCGAGATGAGTCAATATCGTGAGGACATTAGTGGACACACTGCTGGTGAGGTCAAGTCACCCCGGGAGGTCATACAGAATCCTCAGGAATCAACCGGTAAACCAGAACCTCACGAGGCACCTGGTCATCCAGGACACCCGGGTCATCCCTACATTGGCCCGAACGTGCCAAGAGATTATTCTGATGAGTATGCTGGTAAACCTAGCGACTATCCTAGTAAACCACCAAACGAATATCCTGGAAAACAATTGGATTATCATTCGAAACTCCCGCTCAATGAGACCGAACGGTCTCACCATCCAGATATGGATGACCATTACTCGGTTTCTAAAATAGAGCCTCGGCTTGCTCATATTGGACCTGGTCCTGGTGGTTTTCCGGGGCAACCGAGATTTCTTTCTGGTCAAAGTATATCCCAGGCCACTGGACCTACTCCAACACTCAATCAACTGCTTCAAGCAACAAGTTCTGTGCACAGGTTTCACGCTAATTATCCAGGAATCGGACCAGAGTCTTATCAACAACCCTGGCCGCCGATGCAGAGACCACCAGTTGTGCCACCTGTATATCCACAGCCTGGACAGAGACCTTCTCAAACAgtaaacactttttttttttttaaattcatcttcaatcattattttgttgttgatgatgagaaataataataattaaaaacaatgtgttattagatttatttatgtGAACACatgttgtaaataattattaattttatattcatttattatttttgtttattaatgtGCTAACATTACACCGCTAATATTCATTCATAATATCTGTAGGGATCTCCAAGGTTACATCCAGGACCTGGTGGTCCCAGTTCACCTACTCCAATGCCATATCAACCGTATACGGCACGCTATCCATCACCAGCACGATCACATTCACCTTATGGACACCATCAAGTGAGTTTATGTCTTAAAAACTAACAACTAATATATCAAAAGTTTTTGTGGTGATATCAATTGCTTGTGTTGTAATTGCATTTGTCAACAATGTAGTTGCTTGTATccacaattttattttgttttgtaaaaaGTAGAATTATTGTATAGgattgtttttttgttattgtaaaaattctcgAACGATTTGCAGATGAATTCATATGCTGGGCAAGCAAGCCATCCTCCAACTCTGTATCCAGAACAACGTGGTGGATGGAATCAAGCGGGACCACCTAATCCACCTCCTCCACCGCCGAATCAGGTGAATTCTTCGAGTCAATCGCCACAAAGAACGCTTTCGCAATCACCTGCTCCACCACCTTCAGCTTCGCCACAGCCACAATCAGCTGGGCAACAGCAGGTAATAATTATggcatttaaataaatcaatttttaaacctaAAATAAGtatccattttattttaattcaataaattatttactctATTTTAATTACAGAATTATCATAATATACAACGATCAACGACTCCAAATACTCAAGGAATTGATTCTGGGGTGAGTCAATTATTtactgataattatttttatttagtatttttttaataataggtATAGAAAAACATATAGGAAAGAATATCTTATTTACATATTGagaataataacagtaataaatAAGAAgacaaaaataccaaaaaaataacattggagtacttgaaataattcaagATCTTTAAAACATTCTCTGGCAAAAACCTTCTTCATGCTTCACGTCACTGTCTGATCCTCTCAATTCCAACGTCCGTTCAGCGGCACGTTGTTTCGCGCGTGGACGACGATGGTGTGCAAAGAGAAAAGAGTGAAGCGAATGGATGGAGATAAAAAAGAGCATTAGACCGGATAGTAGTAAGGCTCATGAGATGCTGGCGAAGAAAACGAAGATGACgttgaatataataaaataacaaaacgaAGAAGAAGATATATAAAAGCAGCAAGAAGACAACGAAGAAATTGTGATTTTTAGACGAGAGCGAATGGCGCTGCATCGGTGGGAGCGGTCGTCGAGAGCTCACGGCACAATGATTGTCAGTGTGAGAAGTCTGCAGTGGAGGAGAGTACATACAACACAGATCCCGAGAGAGGAAGAACGAGAGAGTAAATATCAGAAgagatatataatatacatcgGTACGGGATGAAATGGAAGTGGTTTTGGTGCTATGGAAGTGGTGATGACGGCGACGACGTCGACGACGACGAGAACTTGCCTGATGGTGGCAACGCAGTGGTTGGTCTAGGGATGATGGTGGGATACCGACCATGCCGTTAATACAGACAGAGGGGAAtgtatatacacatatacatatatacttatacatGTATAAAAGGGACTTGTATAGTTCGATTAGGGCGCGAGCTGCGCGGCCGCTGGAGCCCCAGATATTAGCGCCTTCCCTCCGTTCTTCTCGCTGCACATGAGCGAATCGACGGCAATGCTGGTTAAGAGAGGGTACCCCGGAGAAGGGATATGCCGGCAGGGGAATAACAGACATGGCGGCTTAACCAGAGAGAGAGATAAAACGAGAGACCGGCAAAACATGAGTGCGTGCTTCGCACTAACTGAAAATTGTAGAGAATGAAGGGGAGTCGCATTTCGTAGCTCGAGGGAGAATGTTTTCTCTCTCAATCCTCAATTTTTACTAGCCTTGTACTTCTTTCTCTCGCTCTCTCCCTACTCTCTTAACCGCTCGCCTGTAGAGCGGCATTATTCAAGCACACTCGGTACCACGTTTTCTATCCTATCTGGCTGTCATTCTATCTCACTCTTCTCTCTTGCCAGCGCGCGTGTTTCAACAATGATTTTAACATCGATTTTTTGAAGCACAAGTCATATAGAATAAGCCCCTGTCATGtttcacttttttaaaaatctttttttaattttttaacagtctGTTTTTCTTGGCCTTTAGAAAAATCTATGCTTTGGCGACAcactttgcaattttttatattaaagaattattactaacaatgtatttttagaaattggaTATCgctgtttattattaatatttttttgtttttttaatcatattgatttggagtaatttcagttattattcgttgtgataaattaaattttaattaaacaattttatttttatgtagatTGAAAacaagaactaaaaaatacttcTCTAAATCTCAgtgttttaatattatttgtgtcacattaaattttatacgtgACAATAGAAAAATTGGCCAATCACTCATCAACTACTTTGTTCTATCAACTTGAAGTCATTTTTGTAACacttttaaatcattttattttcactttactaatataaatttgttctaaaaattttaattataaaatctattgccagactaaaaaaaaaaatcataaataatattgtgaTTGATGATTTTAAAAGTTTGCCGCGTTTTTAAAACATGGCCGCGGTATTACGTAAACACACGACGCTGAACGAGGCTACACGAACGCCTGTCGCGCCACAACCACACAAACGCCCTCATACGATTAAGGTGAATTTTGTAACTGTCGATCTGAATTTTGTCGTAAgctagagagagagagaactAATGAAAATAGGAACTGACAAAACAAGATACAATGTGTAAAAGCGAGATAGAATGAACGACGAGCGAAGCGTAAGGCTAGAGGAAGCAAGGAAAAAACGTTTGCGcatcataaatttttccaagCGATCCCTGATCTCTTAGGGTAATAAAATCACGTAACCA
This genomic window contains:
- the LOC123274818 gene encoding basic salivary proline-rich protein 3-like isoform X2 encodes the protein MAATQAESQQNDVKLNDSVKCTQKRAQLSGNSSSVSAKQQLDQEPADKVTRGAAQLLKYVNRGDGDSGFEMSQYREDISGHTAGEVKSPREVIQNPQESTGKPEPHEAPGHPGHPGHPYIGPNVPRDYSDEYAGKPSDYPSKPPNEYPGKQLDYHSKLPLNETERSHHPDMDDHYSVSKIEPRLAHIGPGPGGFPGQPRFLSGQSISQATGPTPTLNQLLQATSSVHRFHANYPGIGPESYQQPWPPMQRPPVVPPVYPQPGQRPSQTMNSYAGQASHPPTLYPEQRGGWNQAGPPNPPPPPPNQVNSSSQSPQRTLSQSPAPPPSASPQPQSAGQQQNYHNIQRSTTPNTQGIDSGELSGQNSNDSSNGPAGPGTPNSQGMRPTPSPTGSTGSRSMSPAVGQQNVQMPPRPSSSQSDGSGPARMSHSPMATQGSIFFFLISVNSG
- the LOC123274818 gene encoding trithorax group protein osa-like isoform X1; amino-acid sequence: MAATQAESQQNDVKLNDSVKCTQKRAQLSGNSSSVSAKQQLDQEPADKVTRGAAQLLKYVNRGDGDSGFEMSQYREDISGHTAGEVKSPREVIQNPQESTGKPEPHEAPGHPGHPGHPYIGPNVPRDYSDEYAGKPSDYPSKPPNEYPGKQLDYHSKLPLNETERSHHPDMDDHYSVSKIEPRLAHIGPGPGGFPGQPRFLSGQSISQATGPTPTLNQLLQATSSVHRFHANYPGIGPESYQQPWPPMQRPPVVPPVYPQPGQRPSQTGSPRLHPGPGGPSSPTPMPYQPYTARYPSPARSHSPYGHHQMNSYAGQASHPPTLYPEQRGGWNQAGPPNPPPPPPNQVNSSSQSPQRTLSQSPAPPPSASPQPQSAGQQQNYHNIQRSTTPNTQGIDSGELSGQNSNDSSNGPAGPGTPNSQGMRPTPSPTGSTGSRSMSPAVGQQNVQMPPRPSSSQSDGSGPARMSHSPMATQGSIFFFLISVNSG